In one window of Janthinobacterium sp. 1_2014MBL_MicDiv DNA:
- a CDS encoding ArsR/SmtB family transcription factor, with amino-acid sequence MDTVATQQTEYNLDAMRGSAYKASSLLKAMGNADRLMLLCQLSQGEHCVSDLEQKVGIVQPTLSQQLGVLREEMLVATRRDGKQIYYRVASPPVLAVLQVLYAQFCAPRPPFNDEAD; translated from the coding sequence ATGGATACGGTCGCAACGCAACAGACAGAATACAACCTCGACGCCATGCGCGGCTCGGCCTATAAAGCCAGTTCGCTGCTCAAGGCCATGGGCAACGCGGACCGCCTGATGCTGCTGTGCCAGCTGTCGCAGGGCGAGCACTGCGTCAGCGACCTCGAGCAAAAAGTGGGCATAGTCCAGCCGACCCTGTCGCAGCAGCTGGGCGTGTTGCGCGAGGAAATGCTGGTGGCCACGCGACGCGACGGCAAGCAGATTTATTACCGCGTCGCCAGCCCGCCCGTGTTGGCCGTGCTGCAAGTGCTGTATGCGCAATTTTGCGCGCCGCGCCCGCCGTTCAACGACGAAGCAGACTAA
- a CDS encoding YeeE/YedE family protein codes for MTIDWQHFTPWTSLAGGMLIGLAAALLILFNGRIAGISGIVAGLLRPRRGDLGWRIAFLAGLVGTPLLWQLWQALPPVRIEADTPALVVAGLLVGVGVRFGAGCTSGHGVCGLSPRSLAATCAFMAAGFLTVYLLRHL; via the coding sequence ATGACGATAGACTGGCAGCATTTCACGCCGTGGACGTCGCTGGCCGGCGGCATGCTGATCGGCCTGGCCGCGGCCCTGCTGATCCTCTTCAATGGCCGCATCGCCGGCATCAGCGGCATCGTCGCTGGCCTGCTGCGTCCGCGCCGGGGCGACCTGGGCTGGCGCATCGCCTTCCTCGCCGGCCTCGTCGGCACGCCCCTGTTGTGGCAGCTGTGGCAAGCCTTGCCGCCCGTGCGCATCGAGGCGGACACGCCGGCCCTGGTCGTCGCCGGCCTGTTGGTCGGCGTGGGCGTGCGCTTTGGCGCCGGCTGCACCAGCGGTCACGGCGTGTGCGGCCTGTCGCCGCGCTCGCTGGCGGCCACTTGTGCCTTCATGGCGGCCGGTTTTCTCACCGTCTACCTGCTGCGCCACCTATGA
- a CDS encoding YeeE/YedE family protein, with protein MNTLLFSLLSGLVFGLGLIVSGMSNPAKVLGFLDLAGAWDPSLALVMGGAIGVALPAFWLARRRTTAILGEPMQLPAARRIDRRLLLGSLAFGAGWGIAGFCPGPALVSLLAGQPKAWIFVAAMLAGMAIFELLAWRKGRREAVPAA; from the coding sequence ATGAACACACTGCTGTTTTCCCTGTTGAGCGGCCTCGTCTTTGGACTGGGCCTGATCGTGTCCGGCATGAGCAATCCCGCCAAGGTGCTCGGTTTCCTCGACCTGGCCGGCGCCTGGGACCCGTCGCTGGCGCTGGTGATGGGCGGCGCCATCGGCGTGGCCCTGCCCGCCTTCTGGCTGGCACGGCGGCGCACGACTGCCATCCTGGGCGAGCCCATGCAATTGCCGGCGGCGCGGCGTATCGACCGGCGCCTGCTGCTGGGCAGCCTGGCCTTTGGCGCAGGCTGGGGCATCGCCGGTTTCTGTCCCGGCCCCGCGCTCGTGTCCTTGCTGGCGGGGCAGCCCAAGGCGTGGATTTTCGTGGCCGCCATGCTGGCCGGCATGGCCATCTTCGAACTACTGGCGTGGCGCAAGGGCCGCCGCGAGGCCGTGCCCGCTGCCTGA
- a CDS encoding ChaN family lipoprotein, translated as MKNVIFRTGARAALLCSVLALTACGSLLKKDAPPAPAPVADALPNPQVLLLGEVQDNAQGHRLRVAELQRRLAAGWRPVIVMEQFDRNNQDLLTRAARECADPDCIIRVMEQPRWDWSLYRPVLDLVISYQLPLVAGNLSPADASRIVRDGIQWSMQPAMVATYLAAPVPADILEGQQKDIQAARCNMLPEMMVAGVVNAQVARDIWMAKLIRDQAPRDVVLIAGNDHVRKDIGVPRWLKLADPQLNVRSIGYMEQGSSGYKGAFDLTQTMPAQLRPDPCAKFKQ; from the coding sequence ATGAAGAACGTGATTTTCCGCACCGGCGCGCGCGCCGCCCTGTTGTGCAGCGTGCTGGCGCTGACCGCCTGCGGCAGCTTGCTGAAGAAAGACGCGCCGCCCGCGCCCGCGCCTGTCGCCGACGCCTTGCCCAATCCGCAAGTGCTGCTGCTGGGCGAAGTCCAGGACAATGCGCAAGGCCACCGTTTGCGCGTCGCGGAGTTGCAGCGCCGGCTGGCGGCCGGCTGGCGTCCCGTCATTGTCATGGAGCAGTTTGACCGCAATAACCAGGACTTGCTGACGCGCGCTGCGCGCGAATGCGCGGATCCCGACTGCATCATCCGCGTGATGGAACAGCCGCGCTGGGACTGGAGCTTGTACCGGCCCGTGCTGGACCTCGTCATCAGCTACCAGCTGCCTCTGGTGGCCGGCAACCTGTCGCCGGCCGATGCCTCGCGCATCGTGCGCGACGGCATCCAATGGTCGATGCAGCCGGCCATGGTCGCCACTTACCTGGCCGCACCGGTGCCGGCCGATATTCTGGAAGGGCAGCAGAAGGACATCCAGGCGGCCCGCTGCAACATGCTGCCGGAGATGATGGTGGCCGGGGTCGTCAACGCCCAGGTGGCGCGCGACATCTGGATGGCCAAGCTGATACGCGACCAGGCGCCGCGCGATGTGGTGCTGATCGCTGGCAATGACCACGTGCGCAAGGATATCGGCGTGCCGCGCTGGCTGAAGCTGGCCGACCCGCAACTGAACGTGCGCAGCATCGGCTACATGGAACAGGGTAGCAGCGGCTACAAGGGCGCGTTTGACCTGACGCAAACGATGCCGGCGCAGCTGCGTCCCGACCCGTGCGCGAAGTTTAAACAATAA
- a CDS encoding IclR family transcriptional regulator domain-containing protein produces the protein MTERSSTPLSTEASLDADGAPRPGDSYVQSFARGLAVLRSFGAEAPRQTLSEVAERAQLTRAGARRILHTLLHLGYVEADGRLFRLTPKVLDLGYAYLSSLPVWTQAQPLLEELMASLRQSCSATVLDGDDIVYVVRLSAHRTMSINLGIGSRLPAYCTSMGRVLLSDLAPDVLRARLSKMALLKLTPATLVDIDALMAEIAQVRRQGWSLVQEELEQGLVALAAPVFDRSGKVVAAINVSGQTAGPSVAQLLEHSLPKLLDTASRVSALVRVQQ, from the coding sequence ATGACCGAACGCAGCAGCACGCCCCTTTCCACCGAAGCAAGCCTTGACGCCGACGGCGCGCCGCGTCCTGGCGATAGCTATGTGCAATCGTTCGCGCGCGGCCTGGCCGTGCTGCGCAGCTTTGGCGCCGAGGCGCCGCGGCAAACCCTCAGTGAAGTGGCGGAACGGGCGCAGCTGACGCGCGCCGGCGCGCGGCGCATCCTGCACACCCTGCTGCATCTCGGTTATGTGGAAGCGGACGGAAGGCTGTTCCGCCTGACGCCGAAGGTGCTCGACCTGGGCTACGCATATCTGTCATCGCTGCCCGTATGGACGCAGGCGCAGCCGCTGCTGGAAGAATTGATGGCATCGTTGCGCCAGTCGTGCTCGGCCACCGTGCTCGACGGCGACGACATCGTCTACGTGGTGCGCCTGTCCGCGCACCGCACCATGTCGATCAACCTGGGCATCGGCAGCCGCCTGCCCGCGTATTGCACGTCGATGGGCAGGGTCTTGCTGTCGGACCTGGCGCCGGACGTGCTGCGCGCGCGGCTGTCGAAGATGGCGCTATTGAAACTGACGCCAGCCACGCTGGTCGATATCGACGCCCTGATGGCAGAGATTGCGCAAGTGCGCCGCCAGGGCTGGAGCCTGGTGCAGGAAGAACTGGAACAGGGCCTGGTGGCGCTGGCCGCGCCCGTGTTCGACCGCAGCGGCAAGGTGGTGGCGGCAATCAACGTCAGCGGCCAGACGGCGGGGCCGTCCGTGGCGCAGCTGCTCGAACACAGCTTGCCGAAACTGCTCGATACGGCAAGCCGGGTCAGCGCCCTGGTGCGGGTGCAGCAGTGA
- a CDS encoding 3-oxoacid CoA-transferase subunit A: MIDKLRSSVFDALADIHDGATVMIGGFGGAGQPAELIDGLIAHGARDLVIVNNNAGNGDTGLAALLNNGQVRKIICSFPRQADSHVFDALYRAGKLELELVPQGNLAERIRAAGAGIGGFFTPTGYGTDLAKGKETREIDGRMYVFESPIHADFALIKAEQGDRWGNLTYRKTARNFGPIMAMAAKVSIASVHEVAELGSIDPEHVITPGLFVQRIVQVPRTATGPAGFKAAA; the protein is encoded by the coding sequence ATGATCGACAAACTGCGTTCCAGCGTCTTTGACGCGCTGGCCGATATCCACGATGGCGCCACCGTCATGATTGGCGGCTTTGGCGGCGCCGGCCAGCCGGCCGAGCTGATCGACGGCTTGATCGCCCATGGCGCGCGCGACCTCGTCATCGTCAACAACAACGCGGGCAATGGCGACACGGGCCTGGCCGCCCTGCTGAACAACGGGCAGGTGCGCAAGATCATCTGCTCGTTTCCGCGCCAGGCCGATTCCCATGTGTTCGACGCCCTGTACCGCGCGGGCAAGCTGGAACTGGAACTGGTGCCGCAGGGCAATCTGGCCGAGCGCATCCGCGCCGCCGGCGCCGGCATCGGCGGCTTCTTCACCCCCACCGGCTATGGCACGGATTTGGCCAAGGGCAAGGAAACGCGCGAGATCGACGGCCGCATGTATGTGTTCGAGTCGCCCATCCATGCCGACTTCGCGCTGATCAAGGCGGAGCAGGGCGACCGCTGGGGCAACCTGACCTACCGCAAGACGGCGCGCAACTTCGGCCCGATCATGGCCATGGCCGCGAAAGTGAGCATTGCTTCCGTGCATGAAGTTGCCGAGCTGGGCAGCATCGACCCGGAACACGTCATCACGCCGGGCCTGTTCGTGCAGCGCATCGTGCAAGTGCCGCGCACGGCCACCGGCCCCGCCGGCTTCAAAGCAGCCGCTTGA
- a CDS encoding 3-oxoacid CoA-transferase subunit B: MNKWNRDQMAARVAADIHEGSVVNLGIGLPTLVANHLPAGADIILHSENGVIGMGPAPVPGEEDYDLINAGKQPVTLLAGGSYFHHADSFAMMRGGHLDICVLGAFQVSATGDLANWHTGAPDAIPAVGGAMDLAIGAKKTWVMMELLTKTGESKLVQACTYPLTGIACVSRIYSDLAVLDLGPAGATVVELVDGLSFAQLQALTAVPLADGRAP, translated from the coding sequence ATGAATAAATGGAATCGAGACCAGATGGCGGCCCGCGTGGCGGCCGACATCCATGAAGGCAGTGTCGTCAACCTGGGCATCGGCTTGCCGACGCTGGTGGCCAACCACTTGCCGGCCGGCGCCGACATCATCCTGCACAGCGAAAACGGCGTGATCGGCATGGGCCCGGCGCCCGTGCCCGGCGAGGAAGACTATGACCTGATCAACGCGGGCAAGCAGCCCGTCACCCTGCTGGCCGGCGGCAGTTACTTCCACCACGCCGACAGCTTTGCCATGATGCGCGGCGGCCACCTGGACATCTGCGTGCTGGGCGCCTTCCAGGTGTCCGCCACGGGCGACCTGGCCAACTGGCACACGGGCGCGCCGGACGCCATCCCCGCCGTGGGCGGGGCCATGGACCTGGCCATCGGCGCGAAAAAGACCTGGGTCATGATGGAATTGCTGACCAAGACGGGTGAAAGCAAGCTGGTGCAGGCCTGCACCTATCCGCTGACGGGCATCGCCTGCGTCAGCCGCATCTACAGCGACCTGGCCGTGCTCGACCTGGGACCGGCTGGCGCCACGGTCGTCGAACTGGTCGATGGCTTGAGTTTTGCACAGTTGCAAGCACTGACGGCCGTGCCGCTGGCGGACGGCCGCGCCCCTTAA
- the pcaF gene encoding 3-oxoadipyl-CoA thiolase — translation MTHAYICDAQRTPFGRYGGGLAGVRADDLGAVPIRALMARNPDVDWTAVTDVLYGCANQAGEDNRNVARMAALLAGLPDSVPGATLNRLCGSGLDAIGSAARFIKSGEAGLLIAGGVESMSRAPFVMGKADSAFARGMKMEDTTIGWRFINPLMKAQYGVDSMPETAENVALDFGISRADQDAFALASQVKALAAQQAGVFDSEICPVSIVQKKGEPIHVARDEHPRATTLETLTKLKPVVRADGTVTAGNASGVNDGAAALLLADEVNAARFGLTPRARVVAMATAGVAPRIMGIGPAPATLKVLAMTGLTLADFDVIELNEAFAAQGLAVLRQLGLQDDDPRVNPNGGAIALGHPLGASGARLAMTAVNQLHRTGGRYALCTMCIGVGQGIALVLERV, via the coding sequence ATGACCCACGCATATATTTGCGACGCCCAGCGCACGCCATTCGGCCGCTACGGCGGCGGACTGGCCGGCGTGCGCGCCGACGACCTGGGCGCCGTGCCCATCCGTGCCTTGATGGCGCGCAACCCGGACGTGGACTGGACCGCCGTCACCGACGTGCTGTACGGCTGCGCCAACCAGGCGGGCGAGGACAACCGCAACGTGGCGCGCATGGCCGCCTTGCTGGCCGGCCTGCCCGACAGCGTGCCGGGCGCCACCCTGAACCGTTTGTGCGGCTCGGGGCTGGACGCCATCGGCAGCGCCGCGCGCTTCATCAAGAGCGGCGAAGCGGGCTTGCTGATCGCAGGCGGCGTGGAAAGCATGAGCCGCGCGCCGTTCGTCATGGGCAAGGCCGACAGCGCCTTTGCGCGCGGCATGAAAATGGAAGACACGACCATCGGCTGGCGTTTCATCAACCCCTTGATGAAGGCGCAATACGGCGTCGATTCGATGCCGGAAACGGCGGAAAACGTGGCGCTGGACTTTGGCATCAGCCGCGCGGACCAGGACGCGTTCGCCCTGGCCAGCCAGGTCAAGGCGCTGGCGGCGCAGCAGGCGGGCGTGTTCGACAGCGAGATCTGCCCCGTCAGCATCGTCCAGAAGAAGGGCGAACCGATCCACGTGGCCCGCGACGAGCACCCGCGCGCCACCACCCTGGAAACCTTGACGAAACTCAAGCCCGTCGTGCGCGCCGATGGCACGGTCACGGCCGGCAACGCGTCCGGCGTCAACGATGGCGCGGCGGCCCTGCTGCTGGCCGATGAAGTCAATGCGGCGCGCTTCGGCCTGACGCCGCGCGCGCGCGTGGTAGCCATGGCGACGGCCGGCGTCGCGCCGCGCATCATGGGCATCGGCCCCGCGCCCGCCACCCTGAAAGTGCTGGCCATGACGGGCTTGACCCTGGCCGACTTCGACGTCATCGAACTCAATGAAGCGTTTGCCGCGCAGGGGCTGGCCGTGCTGCGCCAGTTGGGCTTGCAGGACGACGACCCCCGCGTCAACCCGAACGGCGGCGCCATCGCCCTCGGCCATCCGCTGGGCGCCTCGGGCGCGCGCCTGGCCATGACGGCCGTCAACCAGCTGCACCGCACGGGCGGGCGCTATGCCTTATGCACCATGTGCATCGGCGTGGGCCAGGGCATCGCGCTGGTGCTGGAACGGGTGTGA
- a CDS encoding MFS family transporter, producing MTSHDTPHDVAQLTSQQRIKAIIGASSGNLVEWFDFYIYSFCALYFSHAFFPSGNPTTQLLQTAGIFAAGFLMRPVGGWLFGRIADKYGRRQSMMISVLMMCGGSLMIAVMPTYDTIGAFAPFLLLVARLFQGLSVGGEYGTSATYMSEVSESGKRGFFASFQYVTLIGGQLLALLVLVVLQQLLTLEELRAWGWRIPFVFGALAALVSLNLRKSLTETTTASERKDKDAGSLRGLLKHKRAFITVLGFTAGGSLVFYTFTTYMQKYLVNTAGMDTKTASAVMTCALLVYMVLQPVFGALSDRIGRRTSMLFFGGLATLCVLPIMHALKDISSPYAAFGLIIIALAIISFYTSISGLIKAEMFPVEVRALGVGLSYAVANAMFGGSAEYVALQFKAWHVEEYFYWYVTIMCLISFIVAIRMPDPSRSGLLK from the coding sequence ATGACATCCCACGATACTCCGCATGACGTTGCGCAGCTGACTTCCCAGCAGCGCATCAAGGCCATCATTGGCGCTTCCTCCGGTAACCTGGTCGAGTGGTTCGACTTCTATATTTATTCCTTTTGCGCGCTGTATTTCTCGCACGCCTTCTTCCCTTCCGGCAATCCCACCACGCAGCTGCTGCAGACGGCCGGCATCTTTGCCGCCGGCTTCCTCATGCGCCCCGTGGGCGGCTGGCTGTTCGGCCGCATCGCCGACAAGTACGGCCGCCGCCAGTCGATGATGATTTCCGTGCTGATGATGTGCGGCGGCTCGCTGATGATCGCCGTCATGCCCACCTATGACACGATCGGCGCCTTCGCCCCGTTCCTGCTGCTGGTGGCGCGCCTGTTCCAGGGACTGTCCGTGGGCGGCGAGTACGGCACCAGCGCCACCTACATGAGCGAAGTGTCGGAATCGGGCAAGCGCGGTTTCTTTGCCTCGTTCCAGTACGTGACCCTGATCGGCGGCCAGCTGCTGGCGCTGCTGGTGCTGGTGGTCTTGCAGCAATTGCTGACCCTGGAAGAATTGCGCGCCTGGGGCTGGCGCATCCCGTTCGTCTTCGGCGCGCTGGCGGCCCTAGTGTCGCTGAACCTGCGTAAATCCCTGACGGAAACGACCACCGCCAGCGAGCGCAAGGACAAGGATGCGGGCAGCCTGCGCGGCTTGCTCAAGCACAAACGCGCCTTCATCACGGTGCTGGGCTTTACGGCCGGCGGTTCGCTCGTGTTCTACACCTTCACCACGTATATGCAGAAATACCTGGTCAATACGGCCGGCATGGATACCAAGACGGCCAGCGCCGTCATGACCTGCGCCCTGCTCGTGTACATGGTGCTGCAGCCCGTGTTCGGTGCCCTGTCCGACCGCATCGGCCGCCGCACCTCGATGCTGTTCTTCGGCGGCCTGGCCACCCTGTGCGTGTTGCCGATCATGCATGCCCTGAAGGATATTTCCAGCCCGTACGCGGCGTTTGGCCTGATCATCATCGCCCTGGCCATCATCAGTTTCTACACCTCGATCAGTGGCTTGATCAAGGCGGAAATGTTCCCCGTCGAAGTGCGCGCGCTGGGCGTGGGCCTGTCGTACGCGGTCGCCAACGCCATGTTCGGCGGTTCGGCCGAATACGTGGCGCTGCAGTTCAAGGCCTGGCACGTGGAAGAGTATTTCTATTGGTACGTGACCATCATGTGCCTGATCTCCTTCATCGTCGCCATCCGCATGCCGGACCCGAGCCGCTCGGGTCTGCTGAAATAA
- a CDS encoding fumarylacetoacetate hydrolase family protein: MPYVIPAAIQPSVPVAGSADSFPVHRIYCVGRNYVEHAKEMGHTGREAPFFFMKPNDAVLPVPAGTTGALPYPAQTQDFQHEMELVVAIGKGGSDIGVDEAMAHVWGYAVGLDMTRRDVQGAAKKLGRPWETGKAFECSAPIGPITPAAQAGDVGQAAITLHVNGELRQGSNIAMLIWNVAETIADLSTYFTLQPGDLIYTGTPAGVAAVQRGDELVGAIDGLGELRVKVV; this comes from the coding sequence ATGCCGTATGTCATTCCCGCAGCCATCCAGCCCAGCGTTCCCGTCGCCGGCAGCGCCGATAGCTTTCCCGTCCACCGCATCTATTGCGTGGGCCGCAACTATGTCGAGCATGCCAAGGAAATGGGCCACACGGGCCGCGAGGCGCCGTTTTTCTTCATGAAACCCAACGACGCCGTGTTGCCCGTGCCTGCCGGCACGACGGGCGCATTGCCGTATCCGGCGCAGACGCAGGATTTTCAGCATGAGATGGAGCTGGTGGTGGCCATCGGCAAGGGCGGCAGCGATATCGGCGTCGACGAGGCCATGGCGCACGTGTGGGGCTACGCCGTGGGCCTGGACATGACGCGCCGCGACGTGCAGGGCGCGGCGAAAAAGCTGGGCCGTCCATGGGAGACGGGCAAGGCCTTCGAATGCTCGGCGCCCATCGGCCCCATCACGCCGGCCGCGCAGGCGGGCGACGTCGGGCAGGCCGCCATCACCCTGCACGTGAATGGCGAGCTGCGCCAGGGCAGCAACATCGCCATGCTGATCTGGAACGTGGCCGAAACCATCGCCGACCTGTCGACCTACTTTACCCTGCAACCGGGCGACCTGATCTATACGGGCACGCCGGCCGGCGTGGCGGCCGTGCAGCGCGGCGACGAGCTGGTGGGCGCCATCGATGGCCTCGGCGAATTGCGCGTCAAAGTGGTGTAA
- a CDS encoding thioredoxin family protein, which produces MLSETYSVAQPTRAEIDALAGPALLEFGTGWCGHCRATQAPLAAAFAAHPGVPHVRVEDGPGRALGRSFKVKLWPTLIFLKDGQEVARLVRPLDSAEIEQAFALIDA; this is translated from the coding sequence ATGCTGAGCGAGACCTATTCTGTAGCGCAACCGACGCGCGCCGAGATCGACGCCCTGGCGGGGCCGGCCCTGCTGGAATTCGGCACGGGCTGGTGTGGCCATTGCCGCGCCACCCAGGCGCCGCTGGCCGCCGCGTTTGCAGCGCACCCCGGGGTGCCGCATGTGCGCGTGGAAGACGGCCCCGGCCGCGCCCTGGGCCGTTCATTCAAGGTGAAACTGTGGCCGACCCTGATCTTCCTCAAGGATGGCCAGGAAGTGGCGCGCCTCGTGCGCCCGCTCGACAGCGCCGAGATTGAGCAGGCTTTCGCATTGATTGATGCGTAG
- a CDS encoding MFS transporter — MSTPPKKNSPGTVLFASLIGTTIEFFDFYIYATAAVLVFPKLFFPAGDPSAAVLQSLATFAIAFFARPIGSAVFGHFGDRIGRKATLVAALLTMGISTVIIGLLPTYAAIGTLAPLLLALCRFGQGLGLGGEWGGAVLLATENAPPGKRAWYGMFPQLGAPIGFFLSGGIFLLLSETMTDEQFFSYGWRIPFLASALLVIVGLYVRLKITETPDFQKVIDKNEVVKLPVATVFRQHGRMLFLGTIIALATFVLFYLMTVFALSWGTTKLGFTRKEFLIVQLFAVLFFALTIPFSAVLADRRGRRATMIWVSVAIAIFGLVLAPMFGSGVTWEVTVFMAVGLGLMGMTYGPLGTMLSELFPPEVRYTGASLTFNLAGILGASLAPYIATWLATNYGLHYVGYYLSLAAVLTLGALLMVGKPQAGKEAWQ; from the coding sequence ATGAGCACCCCCCCCAAGAAAAATTCCCCCGGCACGGTGCTGTTCGCCAGCCTGATCGGCACCACCATCGAGTTCTTTGACTTTTATATCTACGCCACCGCCGCCGTGCTGGTGTTCCCGAAACTGTTCTTCCCCGCCGGCGACCCGTCGGCCGCCGTGCTGCAATCGCTGGCCACGTTCGCCATCGCCTTCTTTGCCCGCCCCATCGGCTCGGCCGTGTTCGGCCACTTCGGCGACCGCATCGGCCGCAAGGCGACCCTGGTGGCCGCCTTGCTGACCATGGGTATTTCCACCGTCATCATCGGCTTGCTGCCGACCTATGCGGCCATCGGCACCCTGGCGCCATTGCTGCTGGCGCTGTGCCGTTTCGGCCAGGGCCTGGGCCTGGGCGGCGAATGGGGCGGCGCGGTGCTGCTGGCCACGGAAAACGCGCCACCGGGCAAGCGCGCCTGGTACGGCATGTTCCCGCAGCTCGGTGCGCCGATCGGTTTCTTCCTGTCGGGCGGCATCTTCCTGCTGCTCAGCGAAACCATGACCGATGAGCAGTTCTTCAGCTATGGCTGGCGCATCCCGTTCCTGGCCAGCGCGCTGCTGGTCATCGTCGGCCTGTACGTGCGCCTGAAGATCACGGAAACGCCGGACTTCCAGAAAGTCATCGACAAGAACGAGGTCGTGAAACTGCCGGTGGCCACCGTGTTCCGCCAGCACGGCCGCATGCTGTTCCTGGGTACCATCATCGCCCTGGCCACCTTCGTGCTGTTCTACCTGATGACGGTGTTCGCGCTGAGCTGGGGCACGACCAAGCTGGGCTTCACGCGCAAGGAATTCCTCATCGTGCAGCTGTTTGCCGTGCTGTTCTTCGCCCTGACGATTCCATTTTCGGCCGTGCTGGCAGACCGCCGCGGCCGCCGTGCGACCATGATCTGGGTCTCCGTCGCCATCGCCATCTTCGGCCTGGTGCTGGCACCGATGTTCGGCTCGGGCGTGACGTGGGAAGTGACCGTCTTCATGGCCGTCGGCCTCGGCTTGATGGGCATGACCTACGGCCCGCTGGGCACCATGCTGTCCGAGCTGTTCCCGCCCGAAGTGCGCTACACGGGCGCGTCGCTGACGTTCAACCTGGCCGGCATCCTGGGCGCTTCGCTGGCGCCGTATATCGCCACCTGGCTGGCCACAAATTATGGCTTGCATTACGTCGGCTATTACCTGTCGCTGGCCGCGGTGCTGACCCTGGGTGCCTTGCTGATGGTGGGCAAGCCACAGGCGGGCAAGGAAGCCTGGCAGTAA